The following are encoded in a window of Pan troglodytes isolate AG18354 chromosome 4, NHGRI_mPanTro3-v2.0_pri, whole genome shotgun sequence genomic DNA:
- the PCDHB5 gene encoding protocadherin beta-5 precursor, which yields METALAKTPQKRQVMFLAILLLLWEAGSEAVRYSIPEETESGYSVANLAKDLGLGVGELATRGARMHYKGNKELLQLDIKTGNLLLYEKLDREVICGATEPCILHFQLLLENPVQFFQTDLQLTDINDHSPEFPEKEMLLKIPESTQPGTVFPLKVAQDFDIGSNAVQNYTISPNSHFHVATHNRGDGRKYPELVLDKALDREERPELSLTLTALDGGAPPRSGTTTIRIVVLDNNDNAPEFLQSLYEVQVPENSPLNSLVVVVSARDLDAGAYGSVAYALFQGDEVTQPFVIDEKTGEIRLKRALDFEATPYYNVEIVATDGGGLSGKCTVAMEVVDVNDNAPELTMSTLSSPIPENAPETVVAVFSVSDPDSGDNGRMICSIQNDLPFLLKPTLKNFYTLVTQRTLDRESQAEYNITITVTDMGTPRLKTEHNITVLVSDVNDNAPAFTQTSYTLFVRENNSPALQIGSVSATDRDSGTNAQVTYSLLPPQNPHLRLASLVSINADNGHLFALRSLDYEALQAFEFRVGATDRGSPALSSEALVRVLVLDANDNSPFVLYPLQNGSAPCTELVPRAAEPGYLVTKVVAVDGDSGQNAWLSYQLLKATEPGLFSMWAHNGEVRTARLLSERDAAKHRLVVLVKDNGEPPRSATATLHVLLVDGFSQPYLPLPEAAPAQAQADSLTVYLVVALASVSSLFLFSVLLFVAVRLCRRSRAAPVGRCSVPEGPFPGHLVDVSGTGILSQSYQYEVCLTGDSGAGEFKFLKPIIPNLLPQGASEEIGKTAAFRNSFGLN from the coding sequence ATGGAGACTGCGCTAGCAAAAACGCCGCAAAAAAGGCAAGTTATGTTTCTTGCTATATTGTTGCTTTTGTGGGAGGCTGGCTCTGAGGCAGTTAGGTATTCCATaccagaagaaacagaaagtggCTATTCTGTGGCCAACCTGGCAAAAGACCTGGGTCTTGGGGTGGGGGAACTGGCCACTCGGGGCGCGCGAATGCATTACAAAGGAAACAAAGAGCTCTTGCAGCTTGATATAAAGACCGGCAATTTGCTTCTATATGAAAAACTAGACCGGGAGGTGATATGCGGGGCGACAGAACCCTGTATATTGCATTTCCAGCTCTTACTAGAAAATCCAGTGCAGTTTTTTCAAACTGATCTGCAGCTCACAGATATAAATGACCATTCCCCAGAGTTCCCAGAGAAGGAAATGCTCCTAAAAATCCCAGAGAGCACCCAGCCAGGGACTGTGTTTCCTTTAAAAGTAGCCCAGGACTTTGACATAGGTAGCAACGCTGTTCAGAACTACACAATCAGCCCAAATTCCCACTTTCATGTTGCTACGCATAATCGCGGAGATGGCAGAAAATACCCAGAGCTGGTGCTGGACAAAGCGCTGGACCGGGAGGAGCGGCCTGAGCTCAGCTTAACACTCACTGCACTGGACGGTGGGGCTCCGCCCAGGTCCGGGACCACCACAATTCGCATTGTCGTCTTGGATAATAATGACAACGCCCCTGAATTTTTACAATCACTCTATGAGGTACAGGTGCCCGAGAACAGCCCCCTTAACTCCTTAGTTGTCGTTGTCTCCGCTCGAGATTTAGATGCAGGAGCGTATGGGAGTGTAGCCTATGCTCTATTCCAAGGCGATGAAGTTACTCAACCATTTGTAATAGACGAAAAAACAGGAGAAATTCGCCTGAAAAGGGCATTGGATTTCGAGGCAACTCCATATTATAACGTGGAAATTGTAGCCACAGATGGTGGGGGCCTTTCAGGAAAATGCACTGTGGCTATGGAAGTGGTGGATGTGAATGACAACGCCCCTGAACTCACCATGTCTACGCTCTCCAGCCCTATCCCAGAAAATGCCCCGGAAACTGTAGTTGCTGTTTTCAGTGTTTCTGATCCAGACTCCGGGGACAACGGTAGGATGATTTGCTCCATCCAGAATGATCTCCCCTTTCTTTTGAAGCCCACATTAAAAAACTTTTACACTCTAGTGACACAGAGAACACTGGACAGAGAGAGCCAAGCCGAGTACAAcatcaccatcactgtcaccGACATGGGGACACCCAGGCTGAAAACCGAGCACAACATAACGGTCCTGGTCTCCGACGTCAATGACAACGCCCCCGCCTTCACCCAAACCTCCTACACCCTGTTCGTCCGAGAGAACAACAGCCCCGCCCTGCAAATCGGCAGTGTCAGCGCCACAGACAGAGACTCAGGCACCAACGCCCAGGTCACCTACTCGCTGCTGCCGCCCCAGAACCCGCACCTGCGCCTCGCCTCCCTTGTCTCCATCAACGCAGACAACGGCCACCTGTTCGCCCTCAGGTCGCTGGACTACGAGGCCCTGCAGGCGTTCGAGTTCCGCGTGGGAGCCACAGACCGCGGCTCCCCGGCGCTGAGCAGCGAGGCGCTGGTGCGCGTGCTGGTGCTGGACGCCAACGACAACTCGCCCTTCGTGCTGTATCCGCTGCAGAACGGCTCTGCGCCTTGCACCGAGCTGGTGCCCCGGGCGGCCGAGCCGGGCTACCTGGTGACCAAGGTGGTGGCGGTGGACGGCGACTCGGGCCAGAACGCCTGGCTGTCGTACCAGCTGCTCAAGGCCACGGAGCCCGGGCTGTTCAGCATGTGGGCGCACAATGGCGAGGTGCGCACCGCCAGGCTGCTGAGCGAGCGCGACGCGGCCAAGCACAGGCTGGTGGTGCTGGTCAAGGACAATGGCGAGCCTCCGCGCTCAGCCACCGCCACGCTGCATGTGCTCCTGGTGGACGGCTTCTCCCAGCCCTACCTGCCGCTGCCGGAGGCGGCCccggcccaggcccaggccgaCTCGCTCACTGTCTACCTCGTGGTGGCATTGGCCTCGGTGTCGTCGCTCTTCCTCTTTTCGGTGCTCCTGTTCGTGGCAGTGCGGCTGTGCAGGAGGAGCAGGGCGGCCCCGGTCGGTCGCTGCTCGGTGCCCGAGGGCCCCTTTCCAGGGCATCTGGTGGACGTGAGCGGCACCGGGATCCTGTCCCAGAGCTACCAGTACGAGGTGTGTTTGACCGGAGACTCAGGGGCCGGGGAGTTCAAGTTCCTGAAGCCGATTATTCCTAACCTTTTGCCCCAGGGCGCTAGTGAAGAAATAGGGAAAACTGCTGCCTTCCGGAATAGCTTTGGATTAAATTAG